One window of the Pseudomonas knackmussii B13 genome contains the following:
- a CDS encoding NADH:flavin oxidoreductase, producing the protein MTPSAALDKVFGPARLAGLQLRNRVIKTATFEGMCPGGMPGADLAEHHARMARGGVGLTTVAYCGVSPDGLTFADQMWMHEGVFAQLRHLTAAVHREGGAVSAQLAHCGFFSRTKPLNIPRPRGPSACINQYGLFSGVPFSGAMGAADIRKTLDEYRAAAAFVKRAGFDAIEIHMGHGYLLSQFISPATNRRSDAYGGLLEKRMRLPLEVLAAVREAVGDDFPILAKLNLSDGFKGGLEIEESCRAAQLLAAGGLNALVMSGGFTSRAPMYLFRGESPLAQMIPLERNPLQRTAMKWFGGSMFASMPYEELYFLEQARRMRQATDMPLVYLGGVSSRDSLAQALQEGFDFVAMGRALLRDPDLVRNLQAQGEHYENGCTHCNQCVASIARPGGIRCALNIAGA; encoded by the coding sequence ATGACCCCGAGTGCTGCCCTGGACAAGGTCTTCGGCCCCGCCCGCCTGGCCGGACTGCAACTGCGCAACCGGGTGATCAAGACCGCCACCTTCGAGGGCATGTGCCCCGGCGGCATGCCCGGCGCCGACCTGGCCGAGCACCACGCGCGCATGGCGCGCGGCGGCGTCGGCCTGACCACCGTGGCCTATTGCGGGGTGTCGCCGGACGGCCTGACCTTCGCCGACCAGATGTGGATGCACGAGGGCGTCTTCGCCCAGTTGCGCCACCTGACCGCGGCGGTGCATCGGGAGGGTGGCGCGGTGTCGGCGCAGCTCGCGCATTGCGGTTTCTTCAGCCGCACCAAGCCGCTGAATATCCCGCGTCCGCGTGGGCCAAGCGCCTGCATCAACCAGTACGGGCTGTTCTCCGGAGTGCCGTTCTCCGGCGCCATGGGCGCCGCCGATATCCGCAAGACCCTCGACGAATACCGTGCCGCCGCTGCCTTCGTGAAACGCGCGGGCTTCGACGCCATCGAGATCCACATGGGCCATGGCTACCTGCTCAGCCAGTTCATCTCGCCGGCCACCAATAGGCGCAGCGATGCCTATGGTGGCTTGCTGGAGAAGCGCATGCGCCTGCCCCTGGAAGTGCTCGCGGCGGTGCGCGAGGCGGTGGGTGACGACTTCCCGATCCTCGCCAAGCTCAATCTCAGCGACGGCTTCAAGGGCGGCCTGGAGATCGAAGAATCCTGCCGTGCCGCGCAACTGCTGGCGGCCGGCGGCCTGAACGCGCTGGTGATGAGCGGCGGCTTCACCAGCCGCGCGCCCATGTACCTGTTCCGTGGCGAAAGCCCGCTGGCGCAGATGATTCCGCTGGAGCGCAACCCGCTGCAGCGCACCGCCATGAAGTGGTTCGGCGGCAGCATGTTCGCCAGCATGCCGTACGAGGAGCTGTACTTCCTCGAGCAGGCCCGGCGCATGCGCCAGGCCACCGACATGCCGCTGGTGTACCTCGGTGGCGTGAGCAGCCGCGACAGCCTGGCGCAGGCCCTGCAGGAAGGCTTTGATTTCGTGGCGATGGGGCGTGCGCTTTTGCGCGATCCGGACCTGGTGCGCAACCTTCAGGCGCAGGGCGAGCACTACGAGAACGGCTGCACCCATTGCAACCAGTGCGTTGCCAGCATCGCCCGGCCGGGCGGTATTCGCTGTGCGTTGAATATCGCGGGGGCGTGA
- a CDS encoding DUF1329 domain-containing protein yields MNRKPYLFPLLLSAGLACLAGAAQAKVSPEEAARLGQELTPMGAEKAGNADGSIPAWSGKWRGAPPQVKYAGPGNAYPDPYADEKPLFVITAQNMGQYDSFLTDGERALLKRYPTTFRMPIYPSHRDFRMSEKAEANIKANALNAELVEGGNAVRNAFGASPFPIPKNGYELMWNHALQARPNSEEAIYDQAVIYSNGNQALQTVHYQILAPWCDPKGSLQSYDGGVMSHFMITTLKPVRAKGEIIGGNEFFDPVASPRQSWQYLPGTRRVRRAPTVGYDTPIGAGGFRTIDEDRLFNGAPDRYDWKLIGKREVFIPYNNYKLDDPSLKYAQILTPNHVNPDYMRYEKHRVWIVEATLKPGARHIYGKRTLYIDEDSWSAALADNYDNRGQLWRTNMQTSLYAYDIQLNQARIALFHDLIAGSYLADRMSNEEKPAQLNTAQYDADYFSAANMRKLGQ; encoded by the coding sequence ATGAACCGCAAACCCTATCTGTTTCCCCTGTTACTGAGCGCCGGGCTGGCCTGCCTGGCCGGCGCAGCCCAGGCCAAGGTCAGCCCGGAAGAAGCCGCGCGCCTTGGACAGGAGCTCACCCCCATGGGCGCCGAAAAGGCCGGCAACGCCGACGGCAGCATCCCTGCCTGGAGCGGCAAGTGGCGCGGCGCGCCGCCGCAGGTGAAGTACGCCGGTCCAGGCAACGCCTATCCCGACCCCTACGCCGACGAGAAGCCGCTGTTCGTCATCACCGCGCAGAACATGGGTCAGTACGACTCGTTCCTGACCGACGGCGAACGCGCCCTGCTCAAGCGCTACCCGACCACCTTCCGCATGCCGATCTACCCCTCGCACCGCGACTTTCGCATGAGCGAGAAGGCCGAGGCCAACATCAAGGCCAACGCGCTCAACGCCGAACTGGTGGAAGGCGGCAACGCCGTGCGCAACGCATTCGGCGCCTCGCCCTTCCCGATCCCGAAGAACGGCTACGAGCTGATGTGGAACCATGCCCTGCAGGCCCGCCCCAACAGCGAGGAAGCGATCTACGACCAGGCCGTGATCTACTCCAACGGCAACCAGGCGCTGCAGACCGTGCACTACCAGATCCTCGCGCCCTGGTGCGACCCGAAGGGTTCGCTGCAGAGCTACGACGGCGGGGTCATGAGCCACTTCATGATCACCACCCTGAAGCCCGTGCGCGCCAAGGGCGAGATCATCGGCGGCAACGAGTTCTTCGACCCGGTGGCCAGCCCGCGGCAGAGCTGGCAGTACCTGCCCGGCACGCGCCGGGTGCGTCGCGCGCCTACCGTCGGCTATGACACCCCGATCGGCGCCGGCGGCTTCCGCACCATCGACGAGGACCGCCTGTTCAACGGCGCCCCCGACCGCTACGACTGGAAGCTGATCGGCAAGCGCGAGGTCTTCATCCCGTACAACAACTACAAGCTGGACGATCCCAGCCTGAAGTACGCACAGATCCTCACGCCGAACCACGTCAACCCCGACTACATGCGCTACGAGAAACACCGCGTCTGGATCGTCGAGGCGACCCTCAAGCCGGGGGCTCGACACATCTATGGCAAGCGCACCCTGTACATCGACGAAGACAGCTGGTCCGCCGCCCTCGCCGACAACTACGACAACCGTGGCCAACTCTGGCGCACCAACATGCAGACCTCGCTGTACGCCTACGACATCCAGCTCAACCAGGCGCGCATCGCGCTCTTCCATGACCTCATCGCCGGCTCCTACCTGGCCGACCGCATGAGCAACGAGGAGAAGCCGGCGCAGTTGAACACCGCCCAGTACGACGCCGACTACTTCAGCGCCGCCAACATGCGCAAGCTCGGCCAGTAA
- a CDS encoding SDR family NAD(P)-dependent oxidoreductase — MPEHAPRIALVPGASRGVGKGIAEALGAAGMTVYVSGRSLQSGGAQLRGQVMHGSIHETAAAIDAAGGKGISVQCDHSDDAQVRALFARIEAEQGRLDLLVNNVTFIHDQLIDPGPFWEKPLDLVNILDVGLRSAYVASYYAAPLLLRAPNALVAFVSSFGAGCYMHGPAYGAQKAGVDKFAADMAIDFEDTAVAAVSLWLGPQLTERTAIAGQARAEQYEAFLAMAETPQFNGRILKALLEDPELPKLSGQTLVSAELALRYGIQEAGGRQPPSWREQLGAPRVQHPARVV, encoded by the coding sequence ATGCCTGAACACGCTCCCCGTATCGCCCTGGTCCCCGGCGCCAGCCGTGGCGTCGGCAAGGGTATCGCCGAGGCCCTCGGCGCGGCCGGCATGACCGTCTACGTCAGTGGCCGCTCGCTGCAATCCGGTGGCGCGCAGCTGCGTGGCCAGGTCATGCACGGCAGCATCCATGAAACCGCCGCGGCGATAGACGCCGCCGGCGGCAAGGGCATCTCGGTGCAGTGCGACCATTCCGACGACGCCCAGGTGCGCGCGCTGTTCGCACGCATCGAGGCCGAGCAGGGGCGCCTCGACCTGCTGGTGAACAACGTCACCTTCATCCATGACCAGCTGATCGATCCCGGTCCCTTCTGGGAGAAGCCGCTGGACCTGGTGAACATCCTCGACGTCGGCCTGCGCTCGGCCTACGTCGCCAGCTACTACGCCGCGCCATTGCTGCTGCGCGCGCCGAATGCGCTGGTGGCGTTCGTGTCCTCGTTCGGCGCCGGCTGCTACATGCACGGCCCGGCCTATGGCGCGCAGAAGGCCGGCGTGGACAAGTTCGCGGCGGACATGGCGATCGACTTCGAGGACACCGCGGTGGCGGCGGTCTCGCTGTGGCTAGGCCCGCAACTGACCGAACGCACGGCCATCGCCGGCCAGGCCCGCGCCGAGCAGTACGAGGCTTTCCTGGCCATGGCCGAGACCCCGCAATTCAACGGCCGCATCCTCAAGGCGCTGCTGGAGGACCCGGAGCTGCCGAAGCTCTCCGGGCAGACCCTGGTCAGCGCGGAGCTGGCGCTGCGCTACGGCATCCAGGAAGCCGGCGGCCGCCAGCCGCCGTCCTGGCGCGAGCAACTGGGCGCGCCGCGGGTGCAGCATCCGGCGCGGGTGGTTTGA
- the surE gene encoding 5'/3'-nucleotidase SurE: protein MQALLRAGIVFAGLGLASQASALNILLTNDDGCRAPGIAAVYQALTAAGHQVTLIAPDTDNSGIGAASVVAPGQALAVTRLADRQYCVGAPAGYKLAAGKNMAIGTPVDAVNVGLDLLLKDNPPDLVVSGSNFGDNTGPLIQLSGTLNAALWAMRRGVPALAVSTAIDLPLMQRDQKAAIQLTLAAQADSAKLAVRVLDRALIAGKQAHERCAKGKDKSACELNLLGLPAGQGLNLNYPARKPAEVRGLVYAPVGDWSPIVFAVRGEQEGSARVELAQPATPDERQRHGDAYLLSQGYAVLSVVGTDLNGAGAGEQRAKALVEGVKP from the coding sequence ATGCAAGCACTGCTGCGCGCCGGCATCGTTTTCGCCGGCCTGGGCCTGGCGAGCCAGGCCAGCGCCCTGAACATCCTCCTGACCAACGACGACGGCTGCCGCGCGCCCGGCATCGCCGCCGTCTACCAGGCGCTCACGGCCGCGGGCCACCAGGTCACCCTCATCGCTCCGGACACCGACAACAGCGGCATAGGCGCGGCCAGCGTGGTCGCCCCCGGCCAGGCCCTGGCCGTCACCCGCCTGGCCGACCGCCAGTACTGCGTCGGCGCGCCCGCCGGCTACAAGCTCGCTGCAGGAAAGAACATGGCGATCGGCACGCCGGTGGACGCAGTGAACGTCGGCCTCGACCTGCTGCTCAAGGACAACCCGCCGGACCTGGTGGTCTCCGGCAGCAACTTCGGCGACAACACCGGCCCGCTGATCCAGCTGTCCGGCACGCTCAACGCCGCGCTCTGGGCGATGCGCCGGGGCGTGCCGGCGCTGGCCGTGTCCACCGCCATCGACCTGCCGCTGATGCAGCGCGATCAGAAGGCCGCCATCCAGCTCACCCTCGCCGCACAGGCCGACAGCGCGAAACTAGCGGTGCGCGTTCTGGACCGCGCCCTGATTGCCGGCAAGCAGGCCCATGAGCGCTGCGCCAAAGGCAAGGACAAATCCGCCTGCGAACTCAACCTGCTCGGCCTGCCGGCAGGCCAGGGCCTGAACCTCAACTACCCGGCCCGCAAGCCCGCCGAAGTACGCGGCCTGGTCTACGCGCCGGTGGGCGACTGGTCGCCCATCGTCTTCGCCGTGCGTGGCGAGCAGGAAGGCTCGGCAAGGGTCGAGCTGGCCCAGCCGGCAACACCGGACGAGCGCCAGCGCCACGGCGACGCCTATCTACTGAGCCAGGGCTACGCGGTGCTGAGCGTGGTGGGGACGGATCTGAATGGCGCAGGCGCCGGAGAGCAACGGGCGAAAGCGTTGGTGGAGGGCGTGAAGCCGTAA
- a CDS encoding FAD-dependent oxidoreductase has protein sequence MNTRVSGPQSREWDHECDVLVVGSGAGGMTAALRARDLGLDVLVVEKSDRYGGTSAVSGGGIWIPCNHRIAALGGSDSPQEAIRYIRTVTQGVVDDSRIEAYVENGRRMVEYLERNSRVRFEAQPEYADYYPETPGGKPGYRSMDPMPFDARLLGEEFARMRAPSPGTLMMGRIGMTMKEARVLLCRGPGWVGLTMRILWRYWRDLGGRLRSPRDRFLTLGNALVGALRLSLLDRNVPLWLEAPLQTLVEENGRVVGAELIHKGRALRVRARRGVVLAAGGFERNQEMRSQYHRQPSQAKWSATPPYNSGDGIRAGQALGAATALMDHSWWAPTTHVEGEEKARALFVERTLPGCVLVDSAGQRFVNEAAPYTDIVYAMYGHDSETARSVPCWMIFDAEFRRKYPCGALLPGYAQPDSRLPKNLRNYFQKADSIQELAATIGVDGAGLARTLERFNRYAALGQDPDFHKGESLFDRYYGDPTVQPNPCLAPLLKAPFYAVRIDAGDIGTKGGLLTNPHAQVLREDGSAIAGLYAIGNSSSSVMGTTYPGAGATIGPAMTFGFLAAEHLQQHAGVAPAPHEVTQNA, from the coding sequence ATGAACACAAGGGTGAGCGGCCCGCAGAGCCGCGAGTGGGACCACGAGTGCGACGTCCTGGTGGTGGGCAGCGGGGCCGGCGGCATGACCGCCGCGCTGCGTGCCCGCGACCTCGGCCTGGACGTATTGGTGGTGGAGAAGAGCGACCGTTACGGCGGCACCTCGGCGGTGTCCGGCGGCGGCATATGGATTCCCTGCAACCATCGCATCGCCGCGCTCGGCGGCAGCGACTCGCCCCAGGAGGCGATCCGCTACATCCGCACCGTGACCCAGGGCGTGGTGGACGACAGCCGCATCGAGGCCTACGTCGAGAACGGCCGACGCATGGTCGAATACCTCGAGCGCAACAGCCGGGTGCGCTTCGAGGCGCAGCCCGAATACGCCGACTACTACCCAGAGACGCCCGGCGGCAAGCCGGGCTATCGCTCCATGGACCCGATGCCGTTCGATGCCCGCCTGCTGGGCGAAGAGTTCGCCCGGATGCGCGCGCCTTCGCCGGGCACCCTGATGATGGGCCGCATCGGCATGACCATGAAGGAAGCCCGCGTGCTGCTCTGCCGTGGTCCCGGTTGGGTCGGCCTAACGATGCGCATCCTCTGGCGCTACTGGCGCGACCTGGGCGGCCGCCTGCGCTCGCCGCGCGACCGCTTCCTGACCCTGGGCAACGCCCTGGTCGGCGCGCTGCGCCTGTCGCTGCTCGACCGCAACGTGCCGCTGTGGCTGGAGGCACCCTTGCAGACGCTGGTCGAGGAGAACGGCCGGGTCGTCGGCGCCGAGCTGATCCACAAGGGCCGCGCCCTGCGCGTTCGCGCACGGCGCGGCGTGGTATTGGCCGCCGGCGGCTTCGAACGCAACCAGGAGATGCGCAGCCAGTACCATCGGCAGCCGTCGCAGGCGAAGTGGAGCGCGACGCCACCCTACAACAGCGGCGACGGCATTCGCGCCGGCCAGGCGCTGGGCGCGGCCACCGCGCTGATGGATCACAGCTGGTGGGCGCCGACCACCCACGTGGAGGGCGAGGAAAAGGCGCGCGCGCTCTTCGTCGAGCGCACCCTGCCGGGGTGCGTCCTGGTGGACTCCGCCGGGCAGCGCTTCGTCAACGAAGCCGCGCCCTACACCGACATCGTCTACGCCATGTACGGCCATGACAGCGAAACCGCGCGCAGCGTGCCCTGCTGGATGATCTTCGACGCCGAGTTCCGTCGCAAATACCCCTGCGGCGCGCTGCTGCCCGGCTACGCGCAACCCGACAGTCGCCTGCCGAAGAACCTGCGCAACTATTTCCAGAAAGCCGACAGCATCCAGGAACTGGCAGCGACCATCGGCGTCGACGGCGCCGGCCTGGCTCGCACGCTGGAGCGCTTCAACCGCTATGCCGCGCTGGGCCAGGACCCGGACTTCCACAAGGGCGAGTCGCTGTTCGACCGCTACTACGGCGACCCTACCGTGCAGCCCAACCCGTGCCTGGCGCCGCTGCTCAAGGCACCCTTCTACGCGGTGCGCATCGATGCCGGCGACATCGGCACCAAGGGCGGCCTGCTCACCAACCCGCACGCCCAGGTGCTGCGCGAGGACGGCAGTGCCATCGCCGGGCTCTACGCCATTGGCAACAGCTCGTCGTCAGTGATGGGCACCACCTACCCGGGCGCCGGTGCCACCATCGGCCCGGCAATGACCTTCGGCTTCCTCGCCGCCGAACATCTCCAGCAACACGCTGGCGTCGCACCCGCCCCGCACGAGGTTACCCAGAATGCCTGA
- a CDS encoding DUF1302 domain-containing protein, translated as MTRTKTPVPRITLALPLSALGLLFAGQSQALSFQPSDDLKINWDTTLTYGLAWRTEKRDHALSNGGSNPAIANGDDGDNAFDRGSLINNRASFLTEADFKFRDDYGLFVRATGFYDDVYHRSNDNDTGTSNCFVGGRCSEPDHFSDETKDQLGDDLRLLDTYVYGTWQLNGKPLNARVGNQVVAWGESLFNGFGISGAMSPVDATKANTPGIEVKELFLPVGQVFTQYSLTDALGIQLYYQYQWKRTELSPVGSYFSTTDFIDKGGFNDSTGLQHREGDDTPGNSGQYGVALTYSVEQLNNTEFGLYYLRFNEHNPQIDFLTDWNRGGYRARYFDDIHLYGASFSSMIGDTNVSGELSYRDGQPVLVDTGLTPQPVRAKTAQALVSFIHSFGNLPIADNTTLTGEVGYNRVMDNDKAPSFDVFVPTGAGGFAQIQTANTDKLYFDRSAWGYTLMTTLDYNNVFNGWDLSVPLIYSQAVNGSSSMPGSFGLGEGDDRFAVGTTWRYLNNFTIEARYNVFLGSPSETALADRDNVSLSAKYSF; from the coding sequence ATGACAAGAACAAAAACCCCCGTTCCGAGGATCACCCTCGCCTTGCCGCTGTCCGCCTTGGGCCTGCTCTTCGCTGGCCAGTCCCAGGCGTTGTCGTTCCAGCCGAGCGACGATCTCAAGATCAACTGGGACACCACCCTCACCTACGGCCTGGCCTGGCGCACCGAGAAGCGCGACCACGCGCTGTCCAACGGCGGTAGCAACCCGGCGATCGCCAACGGCGACGACGGCGACAACGCCTTCGACCGCGGCAGCCTGATCAACAACCGCGCCAGTTTCCTCACCGAGGCCGACTTCAAGTTCCGCGACGACTACGGCCTGTTCGTCCGCGCCACCGGCTTCTACGACGACGTCTACCACCGCAGCAACGACAACGACACCGGCACCTCCAACTGCTTCGTCGGTGGCCGCTGCTCCGAGCCCGACCATTTCTCCGACGAAACCAAGGACCAGCTCGGCGACGACCTGCGCCTGCTCGACACCTACGTCTACGGCACCTGGCAGTTGAACGGCAAGCCGCTCAACGCGCGGGTTGGCAACCAGGTGGTGGCCTGGGGCGAGAGCCTGTTCAACGGCTTCGGCATTTCCGGCGCGATGAGCCCGGTGGACGCCACCAAGGCCAACACCCCCGGTATCGAGGTGAAGGAACTGTTCCTGCCGGTCGGCCAGGTCTTCACCCAGTACAGCCTCACCGATGCCCTGGGCATCCAGCTGTACTACCAGTACCAGTGGAAGCGCACCGAGCTGTCGCCGGTGGGCAGCTACTTCTCCACCACCGACTTCATCGACAAGGGCGGCTTCAACGACTCCACCGGCCTGCAGCACCGCGAGGGCGACGACACCCCCGGCAACAGCGGCCAGTACGGCGTGGCGCTGACCTACAGCGTCGAGCAGCTGAACAACACCGAGTTCGGCCTGTACTACCTGCGTTTCAACGAACACAACCCGCAGATCGACTTCCTCACCGACTGGAACCGGGGCGGCTACCGCGCACGCTACTTCGACGACATCCACCTGTACGGCGCCAGCTTCTCGAGCATGATCGGCGACACCAACGTCAGCGGCGAACTGAGCTACCGCGACGGCCAGCCGGTGCTGGTCGATACCGGCCTGACCCCGCAGCCGGTGCGCGCCAAGACCGCCCAGGCGCTGGTGTCCTTCATCCACTCCTTCGGCAACCTGCCGATCGCCGACAACACCACCCTGACCGGCGAGGTCGGCTACAACCGCGTGATGGACAACGACAAGGCGCCGAGCTTCGACGTCTTCGTGCCCACCGGCGCCGGCGGCTTCGCGCAGATCCAGACGGCGAACACCGACAAGCTCTACTTCGACCGTTCCGCCTGGGGTTACACCCTCATGACCACGCTGGACTACAACAACGTGTTCAACGGCTGGGACCTGTCGGTTCCGCTGATCTACAGCCAGGCGGTCAACGGCAGCTCGTCCATGCCCGGCAGCTTCGGCCTGGGCGAAGGCGACGACCGCTTCGCCGTCGGCACCACCTGGCGCTACCTGAACAACTTCACCATCGAAGCCCGCTACAACGTGTTCCTCGGCTCCCCGAGCGAAACCGCGCTGGCGGACCGCGACAACGTTTCGCTCAGCGCGAAATACAGCTTCTGA
- a CDS encoding 3,4-dihydroxy-2-butanone-4-phosphate synthase, translated as MTLDSPLHLIEALRRGQPVVLVDGEDEGGDGMLLQAAEFVDDAAVNFFAREARGLICLALTSERCAELGLEPMTAATRGEGQGFMVSIEATHGITTGISAADRARTVQVAVDPASRVGDLVSPGHVFPVRALPGGVMSRAGHAEAACDLARLAGLQPAALLAGILDEDGDNARGETLRAFAARHDLRMGGIAELIHHRILHEGTISRSAEYRIDTRHGPFRVCAYHDDFKDVLHLALVRGEIDPARPALVRVQAVETLRDLLAGEPPRGPQQWNLDRSLARIASEGEGVLVLLAQQESAAAILDQLAQGASLRHPHFPQRTLGVGAQILRDLGVRRMRLMSFPGPYKAVSGFELEVVEFVPFTAPLET; from the coding sequence ATGACCCTGGATAGTCCGCTGCACCTGATCGAAGCCTTGCGCCGCGGCCAGCCGGTGGTGCTGGTCGACGGCGAGGACGAGGGCGGCGACGGCATGCTCTTGCAGGCCGCCGAGTTCGTCGACGATGCCGCCGTCAACTTCTTCGCCCGCGAAGCCCGCGGGCTGATCTGCCTGGCCCTGACCAGCGAGCGCTGCGCGGAGCTGGGCCTGGAGCCCATGACCGCTGCCACGCGTGGCGAAGGGCAGGGCTTCATGGTCTCCATCGAGGCCACCCACGGCATCACCACCGGCATCTCTGCCGCCGACCGCGCGCGCACCGTGCAGGTGGCGGTGGACCCGGCGAGCCGCGTGGGCGACCTGGTCAGCCCCGGCCACGTGTTCCCCGTGCGCGCCCTGCCGGGCGGGGTGATGAGCCGTGCCGGCCACGCCGAGGCGGCCTGCGACCTGGCGCGCCTGGCCGGGCTGCAACCGGCGGCACTGCTCGCCGGCATCCTCGACGAGGACGGCGACAACGCCCGCGGCGAGACCCTGCGCGCCTTCGCCGCGCGCCACGACCTGCGCATGGGCGGCATCGCCGAGCTGATCCACCACCGCATCCTCCACGAGGGCACCATCAGCCGCAGCGCCGAGTACCGCATCGACACCCGCCACGGCCCGTTCCGCGTGTGCGCCTACCATGACGACTTCAAGGACGTGCTGCACCTGGCGCTGGTCCGTGGCGAGATCGACCCGGCGCGTCCGGCGCTGGTGCGCGTGCAGGCGGTGGAAACCCTGCGCGACCTGCTCGCCGGCGAGCCGCCGCGCGGTCCCCAGCAGTGGAACCTGGACCGCTCCCTGGCGCGCATCGCCAGCGAAGGAGAAGGCGTGCTGGTGCTGCTCGCCCAGCAGGAAAGCGCCGCCGCCATCCTCGACCAACTGGCCCAGGGCGCGAGCCTGCGGCATCCGCACTTCCCGCAGCGCACCCTCGGTGTCGGCGCGCAGATACTGCGCGACCTGGGCGTGCGTAGAATGCGCCTGATGAGCTTCCCTGGCCCCTACAAGGCGGTATCCGGCTTCGAGCTGGAGGTCGTCGAATTCGTCCCTTTCACCGCCCCCCTGGAGACCTGA